One part of the Denticeps clupeoides chromosome 8, fDenClu1.1, whole genome shotgun sequence genome encodes these proteins:
- the mypn gene encoding myopalladin isoform X3, whose translation MQDNSLDQPTSLSQLLRESYLAEAMAHHRRGEMNRSDSSSSRRLVYGTLKGKAEDSGMQEDSQFPDLSAFLSREELDKSVNLARQAIGHEHHEGDRPESIPQQVSSSVVAAPATINVAPEKTETNAPMHPFASDRQPLQTSFSLQDNIIRNNRTPREQPQDLKRPMRNTPYGLETQSKKEFLNKAADFIEELSSLFKANSSKRIRPRACKAHRSRYQTKGQSDGVVFPVSAPDDRERPVLPLSVPVIGETPQVLLKEFHPEESPETEEQTLNPMESIDDVNKMEAESSGQPEAQSMDEPVCDPPHFIQKLKSREVPEGSKVQLDCIVRGFPPPEVRWFCEGKELENSPDIQIINNGELHSLIIAEAFEEDTGRYSCFASNFYGTDSTSAEIYIEGASSSDSDLEHFEHIAQLKKKTPAIVSSSAVSCAEDPPPGLEVTGPQVELPAEVPTLSPADVKSPPPSTQVLSPSLPVQAASLLTSAEVDASSLSSSSSSSSQSAEACSAVPAQEVPSEAAGVPPTSAQTPGPPNTQYIPPSPVLSAPPPSTQNEPSQVISSLLPPLVDSSVSSVPENQNAGSYPQGLDGRPIMAAPVFTKSLQDLYAQEGQLVVLECRVKGVPSPRVEWYREGTVIEDSPDFRILQKKPRSMAESEEICTLVIAEVFPEDSGTFTCTASNKYGTVSSIAGLKVKGNQSVKIESGFTSTNYMGTEKRISELKAFTNPLLDGPQMNCSKPCSSTLSIDPMKSGLAHVDAFSTSMPNLDPLSLGAAHPDMFRSSLPSLDPRSFSKSQVDPPTISTASYSLPTSGLRTHEINPSNFSDLRAPQGSEETVTSCLKTQLERTSVSQRKAKPDPFPAPATAGEATGDQPEPRCAVPLPDPPPSCLKPRIDGVLVNHSETRSTSRVGLRVHFKLPEEEEDDADASSTHSQDDMYPMSANKEPPPVLAKPKLDAVQLQLLHNQVLLEQQQESSPQENPTWSDKAFHEPLKASSQTLYHHKPRPAPFVYPGPTPQFNTIPTPLLNTTPSPMVTPKGSTLTPVNAITTSQMPQIYMAAPTHLSTVTVPNLNMASSLHLSPVAMPQTVTPVPQTPLPHSSIASSIGSPTMPKFGNTTQFNVPLTPTAPMAHGTSLLNLSPLSPLPSPLLPKAPAPQLNISQHPPLSSPLSPTTPHSFSYTRPKEFIAAQTLSPVRSPSPTQSPVPMLQELAAELNLKRSQDISSPLSPTSSGSSFPSAPRVFPTRVLEPPTSPPAYISSPTLVPPAFRNSAFILRPQSPPQASSPTSSSSTPSPIQNPVAFLSSVLPSLPTSPPTNAMGLPKSAPALSHGTLRKTGRGQRPVASDDIHESREALLHDIEKKLCFKDDLMHHHRPQKLVYEGKAASRPLGPNIPTATVINYDEEYKVSSFEQRLMSEIEFRLERTPVEESDDEVQHEEIPTGKCIAPIFDKKLKNFRAMEGVPVTFTCKVVGIPIPKVYWFKDGKQVLKRNERYRKIREGDGTCSLHIETITNDDDGNYTVMAANPQGRISCSGHLIVQTGPVRNRLPMIHSQRVRTRVQEAEGEPVLERFFRPHFLQAPGDMVAHEGKLCRLDCKVSGLPNPELMWLVKGKPIYPDSNHRMLVRENGIHSLIIDPLTQNDGGTYTCIASNKVGQSSFCLELLVVEREVKQAPQFVEKLQNTGIAEGTPVRLECRVVGMPPPIIFWKKDNETIPHSMGRVSVHQDATGYICLLIQPTRKEDAGWYTVSAKNDVGIVSCTARLDIYAPFN comes from the exons ATGCAAGACAACAGTCTGGACCAGCCCACATCCCTGTCTCAGCTTCTGCGAGAGAGTTACCTCGCGGAGGCCATGGCTCACCACAGACGTGGCGAGATGAACAGGTCCGACTCCTCATCTTCTCGGCGCCTTGTATACGGGACTCTGAAGGGCAAAGCTGAGGATTCTGGGATGCAAGAGGACTCCCAGTTCCCTGATCTCTCCGCTTTCCTCAGCCGGGAGGaactggataaaagtgtcaACCTTGCCCGACAAGCTATTGGTCACGAGCATCATGAAGGTGATAGACCTGAGTCAATACCACAGCAGGTATCATCTTCAGTGGTGGCAGCTCCAGCGACTATAAATGTTGCTCCTGAAAAAACTGAGACCAATGCACCAATGCATCCGTTTGCATCTGACAGACAACCACTTCAGACTTCATTCTCCCTCCAAGATAACATTATCAGGAACAACAGAACCCCTCGAGAACAACCTCAGGACCTTAAACGGCCCATGAGGAACACACCGTATGGTCTTGAAACCCAATCCAAGAAAGAGTTTCTCAACAAGGCTGCTGACTTCATCGAGGAGCTTTCATCACTCTTCAAAGCCAACAGCTCCAAACGGATACGACCAAGGGCTTGCAAGGCACACAGGAGCAGGTATCAGACTAAAGGCCAGTCTGATGGCGTGGTCTTCCCTGTCAGTGCTCCCGATGATCGGGAAAGGCCCGTTCTTCCTCTCAGCGTCCCGGTGATCGGTGAAACCCCGCAAGTCCTGCTCAAGGAGTTCCACCCCGAGGAGAGTCCGGAGACCGAGGAGCAAACATTAAACCCGATGGAATCCATAGACGACGTCAACAAGATGGAGGCTGAAAGCAGTGGACAGCCGGAAGCCCAGAGCATGGATGAGCCTGTGTGTGACCCGCCTCACTTCATTCAGAAGCTTAAAAGTCGGGAGGTACCAGAGGGAAGCAAAGTCCAATTGGATTGCATCGTAAGAGGTTTCCCTCCTCCAGAAGTTCG GTGGTTTTGTGAGGGCAAAGAACTGGAGAACAGTCCAGATATCCAGATAATCAACAACGGGGAGCTGCACTCACTCATCATTGCTGAAGCGTTTGAAGAAGACACAGGTCGATACTCCTGCTTCGCCTCCAACTTTTATGGGACAGATTCAACATCAGCAGAAATTTATATCGAGG GGGCTTCCTCCTCAGATTCGGATTTGGAACACTTTGAACATATAGCACA GTTGAAGAAGAAAACTCCAGCCATAGTGTCCAGCAGTGCGGTTTCTTGTGCTGAAGATCCTCCTCCAGGATTGGAGGTGACCGGTCCCCAAGTGGAACTGCCAGCAGAGGTCCCCACTCTGTCACCAGCTGATGTGAAATCCCCGCCTCCAAGCACCCAAGTGCTCTCCCCGTCGCTGCCTGTCCAAGCTGCGTCTTTGCTTACATCTGCTGAGGTTGACGCGTCATCATTATCTtcgtcatcgtcgtcatcatctCAATCAGCTGAAGCCTGCAGCGCGGTCCCTGCACAGGAAGTTCCTTCAGAAGCAGCTGGTGTTCCTCCAACGTCTGCTCAGACACCTGGACCACCCAACACCCAATACATCCCTCCTTCTCCGGTGTTGTCGGCGCCACCACCTTCCACCCAAAACGAGCCCAGCCAGGTCATTTCATCTTTGCTTCCTCCTTTAGTGGACTCTTCTGTGTCATCTGTTCCTGAG aaCCAGAACGCTGGCAGCTATCCTCAAGGTTTAGATGGAAGGCCAATAATGGCTGCACCAGTTTTTACGAAG AGCCTGCAGGACCTTTATGCTCAGGAGGGCCAGCTGGTGGTGCTGGAATGCCGTGTGAAGGGAGTGCCCTCCCCCCGGGTGGAGTGGTACCGGGAAGGGACCGTCATAGAGGACTCGCCTGACTTCAGGATCTTACAGAAGA aaCCCAGATCTATGGCTGAATCAG AAGAGATATGCACTTTGGTTATTGCTGAAGTCTTCCCTGAAGATTCAGGAACATTCACTTGCACAGCCAGCAATAAATATGGCACAGTCTCCAGCATTGCTGGCCTCAAAGTTAAAG gaaaccAAAGTGTGAAGATAGAGAGTGGCTTCACCTCCACAAACTATATGGGTACTGAGAAGAGGATTTCAGAGCTCAAGGCATTCACAAACCCCCTATTGGATGGTCCTCAAATGAACTGCAGTAAGCCTTGCTCAAGTACACTGTCCATAGATCCTATGAAGAGCGGATTGGCTCATGTAGACGCCTTCAGTACCAGCATGCCAAACCTAGACCCATTAAGTCTTGGTGCAGCCCATCCAGACATGTTTAGGTCCAGCCTACCCAGCCTAGACCCTCGCAGCTTCAGCAAGTCCCAAGTTGACCCACCAACCATCAGCACGGCCAGCTACAGTCTTCCTACTTCTGGTTTACGTACTCATGAAATCAACCCAAGTAATTTCAGTGACCTCAGAGCTCCTCAGGGCTCTGAGGAAACTGTAACCTCCTGTCTCAAGACCCAGTTGGAGCGTACATCAGTCAGTCAGAGAAAAGCTAAACCCGACCCTTTCCCTGCACCAGCAACGGCAGGGGAGGCCACTGGTGACCAACCTGAGCCAAGGTGTGCTGTTCCTCTCCCGGATCCTCCGCCCTCTTGTCTGAAGCCCAGGATAGatggggtcctggtgaaccacaGCGAGACTCGCTCCACTTCACGCGTGGGCTTACGTGTGCACTTTAAACTCCCcgaggaagaagaggatgaTGCGGATGCATCCAGTACCCATTCCCAAGACGACATGTATCCAATGTCGGCCAACAAGGAACCACCTCCAGTTTTGGCTAAGCCTAAGCT AGATGCCGTCCAGCTTCAGCTGCTCCACAACCAGGTGCTtttggagcagcagcaggagagcagCCCCCAGGAGAATCCAACCTGGTCTGACAAGGCTTTCCATGAACCGCTCAAAGCATCCAGCCAGACCCTCTATCATCATAAACCTCGCCCAGCACCTTTCGTGTACCCTGGCCCAACACCCCAGTttaacaccatccccacacctTTACTGAACACCACTCCTTCACCCATGGTGACTCCCAAAGGCAGCACATTGACTCCAGTGAACGCAATCACGACATCTCAGATGCCCCAGATATACATGGCAGCCCCCACTCACCTTAGCACTGTCACCGTGCCCAATTTAAACATGGCTTCCAGTCTCCACTTGAGTCCTGTCGCCATGCCACAGACCGTCACTCCAGTACCACAAACGCCTCTTCCACATAGCAGCATTGCATCTTCAATAGGTTCTCCTACTATGCCCAAATTCGGCAACACAACACAATTCAATGTTCCTCTAACACCGACAGCACCAATGGCCCACGGCACATCACTTCTGAACTTGTCACCCCTGAGCCCACTGCCTTCACCACTGCTGCCAAAGGCCCCCGCACCCCAGCTGAACATCTCACAACATCCACCTCTGAGCTCACCCCTCAGtcccaccacaccacacagcttCAGCTACACCAGGCCCAAAGAGTTCATAGCGGCGCAGACTCTTTCTCCTGTCCGGAGTCCTTCCCCAACACAGTCTCCAGTCCCAATGCTGCAAGAGCTGGCTGCTGAGCTGAACTTGAAGCGCTCCCAGGACATCAGCTCTCCTCTCAGCCCCACTTCATCAGGCAGCAGTTTCCCTTCTGCTCCCAGAGTGTTTCCCACCAGGGTCCTGGAACCCCCCACCAGCCCTCCCGCCTACATATCTTCCCCGACCTTGGTGCCGCCTGCGTTCAGGAACTCTGCCTTTATACTGCGGCCTCAATCACCACCACAGGCCTCGTCCCCaacctccagcagctccaccccAAGCCCCATCCAGAATCCAGTGGCCTTTCTCAGCTCTGTGCTGCCTTCGTTGCCAACCTCGCCTCCCACAAACGCCATGGGACTGCCCAAGAGTGCTCCGGCTTT GTCACACGGCACACTGCGGAAGACAGGCCGGGGCCAGCGACCGGTGGCTTCTGATGACATTCACGAGAGCAGGGAAGCTCTCCTACATGACATTGAGAAAAAGCTGTGTTTCAAAGACGACCTGATGCATCACCACAGGCCACAG AAGCTGGTTTATGAGGGCAAAGCAGCAAGCAGACCGCTTGGACCAAACATTCCAACCGCAACTGTCATTAACTATGATGAG GAGTACAAGGTGTCAAGTTTTGAACAGAGGCTGATGAGTGAGATTGAGTTTCGGTTGGAGAGGACACCAGTGGAGGAGTCCGATGACGAGGTGCAACATGAAGAGATCCCAACAGGAAAGTGCATCGCCCCGATCTTTGACAAAAAGCTCAAGAACTTCCGGGCCATGGAAGGAGTGCCTGTCACGTTTACCTGTAAAGTCGTTGGGATCCCCATACCCAAG GTCTACTGGTTTAAGGATGGAAAACAGGTTTTGAAAAGGAATGAGCGTTACAGGAAGATCCGAGAAGGAGATGGTACCTGTTCCCTCCACATAGAGACAATCacaaatgatgatgatggtaattacactgtcatggctgcaaaTCCACAG GGAAGAATAAGCTGTTCTGGTCATTTGATTGTCCAGACGGGTCCGGTTAGAAACCGACTACCCATGATACACTCACAAAG GGTGCGTACGCGTGTACAGGAAGCAGAGGGTGAGCCCGTCCTGGAGCGCTTCTTCAGACCTCACTTCCTGCAAGCTCCTGGTGACATGGTGGCCCATGAAGGGAAGCTCTGTAGACTGGACTGCAAG GTGAGTGGATTGCCGAACCCTGAACTCATGTGGCTTGTGAAAGGGAAGCCTATCTATCCAGACAGCAATCACCGGATGCTTGTGAGGGAGAACGGCATCCACTCTCTCATCATCGACCCCCTGACTCAGAATGACGGCGGGACGTACACCTGCATCGCCTCCAACAAAGTGGGCCAGAGCTCCTTCTGTCTTGAGCTACTGGTAGTAG AGAGAGAGGTGAAGCAGGCACCACAGTTTGTGGAGAAGCTCCAGAACACCGGCATTGCCGAGGGCACCCCGGTGCGGCTGGAGTGCAGGGTAGTGGGTATGCCACCGCCGATCATCTTCTGGAAGAAGGACAATGAAACCATTCCCCACTCGATGGGCAGAGTGAG TGTGCATCAGGATGCCACGGGGTATATTTGCCTCCTGATTCAACCGACCAGGAAGGAGGATGCTGGGTGGTACACCGTCTCAGCAAAGAATGACGTTGGCATAGTTTCCTGCACTGCCAGGCTGGACATTTATG CCCCATTCAACTGA